ATTGATTCAGAACCACCATAATTCTTTTTATACGATTTTTCTAAAGCCTCTTTTAAAGCTTCTAAAACAACTTCCTTTTGAATCCCTTTTTCACTCTCCAATAGCTCTAAAGCCTGGATAAATTTTTTACTAGCCATTTTTTATTTTCCTCCTTAAAACTTAACAGCTAATCTTATAAAAGCAATATCTTGATATTGCAAAGTACAAGTCTTCTTAATATTTTTCACTAAATATTGAAACTCAATTGTTTCATTATCAACACTTAAAATAGTTCCATAAACATCATCCATTCCCTGGGTTGGTTTTTTAAACTGGATATAGACATATTCACCAACTGACTGTTGTACTTTTTCTAATGTTTTTAATGGCTTTTCAGCACCTGGAGATGAGATTTCCAAATAATATTCATTGGTAATGATATCAGCTTCATCAAGCTTTTCGCTAATCTCCTCACTTACAGCAACACAAGTATCCATATCTAAGTGATCATTATTTTTTTCAATGAATATTCTTAGATACCACTCATTTTTTTCATTCACATATTCAATATCATCAAGATAGACATCATGATTATCAAGAATAGGTTGAATTAATTTTTTAATTGTCTCTAGCATATAATCCTCCGTTTACAAATATAAACGAGAGGGTTGCCCCTCTCGTAAATCACTGATTACATGTATAATATAACATAGTTCAATACAAAAAACAATGCTTTCATCAATATTTTCCTACAAATCAAATAAAGACAGCTGATTTTCATCAGACATATTCTCAAAGACACCGATTTTTGTTAAATTTTATCCATTAAAAAGTTTTTTATAAATAAACAATCATGAAATCTTTATAACTCTTTGCACTTCTTTCACTATAATTGAAAGCACCCTTATATCCAATTAATTAATGAAATAAGTTTTCAAATTGATTAAAATTCATTTCATTTGAAAAATCATTTATGCGACCATATTCAGACCTAATGATAATATTTTTAGAATTGACCTTATATTCTTTTTCAATTGTTCCATCCGTATTCATAAGCTGAGACTCTAATTTTAACTCATTATTTGTTATAGAAACCATGAAAGGATAAACAGCACCATAATAATTATGTTGAGTGGGTTCATTATTTAAGAATAAAATATATTCTTTATTTAAATCAGGTTCAATATAGGTTTGATCCAATGCAATAACTTTTGGTGTGTTTTTATTAATATCAGCCATGTCAGGAATATCATTATGAGCTGTATAATAAATTGTTTCACTATACCTTTGATTAACCTGAATATTTGATACATTTTTAGCAAGCCCTTTATAGATATGAGTGATTTCAAAATTGTAAACACGTCCTATTGTCTCATATATATCACTTGGGTTGTCATCAATATCTCTTGCCATATTCCATTCATGGCTAAATTTAGTAAAATGACCTTTAACAACAACCTCACTTTGAGTAATTAAATCAGTATATGAATTAGCAATAGGTAAATCAAATTTACTAACGATAACTTGTGGCTTATATAATAAATATATGGCAAAACATAAGACAAATAATATTGGAATAAAATATTTTAATTTTTTCATACTCTCACCTACTTATATAAAGATTTTACTCGACTAATATCGATACTTTGTGGTGTGTATAGACTGCCTCTATTTCTATTACCATTCATAATTGAAGTCCCCGAAGTCAAATCGTCCAATCCCCATGAATGACCCAATTCATGAGTAGCCGTACTTCTTGCCACATTTGTTGAATAAACTTTGCTATTACCAATATTCACTCTTGCTAAATATGATGTCATAGTTTCCCATATGTTGACTGGATAATTAATTTAACCGTATAAAGTTGAACTTGTTTCTTTCATAAGTCCTTGTTTATAATTACTGTCAGACATATAGTAATATGTAACACCCACCAAAGATGTCCATGAGCTTCTTGCTTGATTCCACGCTGTCTGTAAACTATTATCCATACTCATAGAAGAATCCCAACGATAAGAAGTTGCAAATGCAGGTAATTTTTGTCCTAATTCCCAATCAGCAGCAACAATAGAAATATTAAACAAACATAAAGTAAATATAATTATAAAGAGTTTTAACTTTTTAAATTTCATATAACTCCTTTCCAAACCCCTTATATCTCTTTCTAATTTCATTATATCATTATTTTAATAAAAATTATGGAATTCATATAGAATTTTACATATTTTTATCATTTTATATGACAATCATCAATTGAATAAATACTCAAAGTTGTATTTTAAAACGTATAAATCTATGACAAGATTTATACGTTTTATATTTTTCTACAAATCAAATAAAGACAGCTGATTTTCATCAGACATATTCTCAAAGACACCAATTTTTGTTAAGAAGTCAATTTGGTTATTCGTCAGTTTTGTCCTTTTTGTGACATCTTCTTTAGATAAGAAAGAATTGTGTTTACGGGCTTCAATCACACTATCACCTACTGAAGCACCCAAACCATCTATAGAAGTAAATGGTGGCAATAAACCTTGAGGATCATCTGGATCTAATATAAAATTACGTGAATCAGATTTCTCTAAAGAAATATTATTAAAATGAATATCTCTTTCATACATTTCTAAAGCAATTTCAAAAACAGAAATCAATGCTTCTTCCTTATTAGAAATTTTTACACCATTTTGTTTATCAGATAAAATCTGTTGATATCTTGCCAGAATAGATTCTTTACCTTGAATCATAATTTCAATATCATATGCATCACAGCGTGTTGTAAAATAGACTGCATAATATTCTCGAGGATAATAAAGTTTCCACCATGCCACACGAATGGCACTCAATACATAAGCAGCCGCATGTGCTTTAGGGAACATGTATTTAATTTTCTTACATGATTCAATATACCAAGAAGGAACATCATGCTCACGCATTAATTCTTCATATTTCTTTTCTGGGAATACAGCAGGTGACTTCCCTTTACGTACACATTCCATAATATCAAAGGCATCTTTATTAGGCAATCCTTTTTCAATTAGATAAACCATGATATCATCACGACATCCAATAACCTCTTTTAATGTACATGTTCCAGAACTAATTAAGGTTTCAGCATTTCCTAAATAAACATCTGTTCCGTGTGATAAACCAGAAAGAATAACCAAATCGCTAAATGATGTTGGATGTGTTTGTTCAAGCATTCCGCGGACAAACTTTGTACCAAATTCGGGTAATCCTAAAGCCCCTGTTTTACAGTTCAAATAACTTAAATCTATACCTAATGCCTCAGTTGAATTAAAAAGACTCATAACACGAGGATCATTAGTTGGAATATCTTTTGGATTCACACCAGTTAAATCCTGAAGCATCCTAATCACAGTTGGATCAACATGACCCAATATATCAAATTTCAAGACATTATCATGAATCGCATGGAAATCAAAATGAGTGGTTTTCCATTCAGCGCTTAAATCATCAGCTGGATATTGATAAGGTGTAAAATCATAGACATCCATATTTTCCGGAATAACAATAATTCCTCCTGGATGCTGACCAGTCGTTCTTTTCACACCTGTACATCCTTTAGCAATTCTTTCAAGTTCAGCTGCTCGAATAGTATTTTCTTTTCCCATTAATTCAGCATATCCCTTGGCATATCCATACGCTGTCTTTTCTGCTACAGTTGAAATTGTTCCAGCTCGATAGACATGGCTTTCTCCAAAAATCTCTTTTGTATAAGCATGTGCTGTTGGCTGATAATCCCCAGAGAAATTTAAGTCAATATCAGGAACCTTATCTGCATTAAATCCCAAGAAAGTTTCAAATGGAATATTATGTCCATCTCCTTTTAATGGTTTTCCACAGACAGGACAAACTTTATCTGGTAAATCAAATCCATTCGCAATATATCCTTCTGGTAAAAACTCATTGTACTGACAATGCGGACAATAATAATGTGGAGGCAATGGATTCACTTCAGATATGTCAGC
Above is a genomic segment from Candidatus Stoquefichus sp. SB1 containing:
- the rimP gene encoding ribosome maturation factor RimP, coding for MLETIKKLIQPILDNHDVYLDDIEYVNEKNEWYLRIFIEKNNDHLDMDTCVAVSEEISEKLDEADIITNEYYLEISSPGAEKPLKTLEKVQQSVGEYVYIQFKKPTQGMDDVYGTILSVDNETIEFQYLVKNIKKTCTLQYQDIAFIRLAVKF